Genomic DNA from Brassica rapa cultivar Chiifu-401-42 chromosome A04, CAAS_Brap_v3.01, whole genome shotgun sequence:
taataataaaaaaaaaaattcaaataaacacaaaattgAAATAGCCCATTTTCCGCGCATAGCGCGGACAAAGACTCTAGTTATTCATAAATAGTGGAAAAGGTAATCTTAAGACGTAACAAAATGCTAAATAagttcttgaataatatttataatcaaTGTCACACCAACATTGCTAACAATTCTTCCTTTATCTAGTACACACCAAATTCTTTAAGGAGCAGAAATAACAAACGAGTAATCTGTCATTTTAATCTGATTAAGCTCCTTGCAAAAATACTTTTGTATCTTTCCGAACATAATTCATGAAATTCCAAAATCTAAATGACAACAAAAATGGTTTTACAAAATTAGAGAAATTCCAACTGGTACGGTTTCTCCTAGCCTACAATAATTGcagcaaaagaagaagaaaaaacacaaGCCATCATTAGAAGTGTCGAGTAACAAAAGATTACTATTGAGTTACAAAACTACAAACTGTATTAAAATTATTCCCACCACACACTTACCTCGCTTCGTCTGTTTTGTTCCAATAGCTTTGTCTATGATGCTTTCATAGTATTGCGTATACGGAGAAGTCTTATCTCGCTTCTCAACCAGAAGAAACGTTTCTATCGATTGTTGATCGTTTGGTGAGAAAGCCGCTTCATCTCTCTTCATTTGCACATACACAATATTCATCTCCacctaaacaaaacaaaaacagtcCAAAAGCAAAGATTCTTGTTACATTCCACAAAAGTAGTTGCTTTGGTTGCTTAGAGAGAGTTACCTGCTCGGTAAAGCGTTTCACCACACGCTTCAACCCTTCAATAGTGCTTCTCTCGTTAAACTTCTTCAGCCTCATAATGGGAATAGTAGCAACCTCAGGAATTTGTGGTTTTATATTCCAACACATCCATTACCAATGATGCTATCCGAATGAATATACCGCTTGCACGAGAGAGACGATTAAGCCATTGAATACATTTAACCCTTAGGAGAAGGTACCGTGGTCCAATAAATAGTGTAGCAACTCCATTTATAATCTGAATGATAGTATACACCAATGGCTGGAGATCACAATCCTGAACGTTGGCGGAGATAAAACTCACCCAGAGATCAAGGCAGTTTGTGAAGTGCCCGCTATGTATCTTCTCCACAGCTTCCTGCTTAGAAGAATCGAAAGAGGCTAAgaagacaaataaaaaaagtagaAGAAAGAACGTTGCAAGGACTAAGAAGCACCTTATTCTTTGTACTGAGAGCCATCTTCGATAACTTGGCAAGTTGTGTAATGAAAACAGACGCTTTGGTATAAGACTTCTGCATATCTTGAGAGCAAAAGAAACTCTGAGTTGGGCAAGCGCAAAGACTGTTATCTCCAAATCTGCAGCCTGCTTGACAAGATGGATGGTGCTTCTAAAGAAAGATTTGACGAGTGGTTTTACACTATCCCATTTTGGATTGTTCTTCAACTTCAGAATCTTCTCCTTGTTACTGGAGCTTGATAATCCCAGAATACTTCTGAAAGTCTGATCAGCTTTCTGGAGAACAAAGATCATGACCTTGGGGAATGTCTCGCTGTCCTCAATTTCATAGCATATATCAGGACTACTCATTCCTGATGGCTCGAGTTCGTAGTGACATGCAGCTCGGTACCAATTTAACAAACTGGTTAATGCTTGAGCAGACTGTTCCTCATTGACTAGGTCACAGCAAGAGGTTAAAACAGATGCAGAGAGTACTTTGCGCTTCATTGTATCTGTTCTAGTTTCATCTACCACCTGCATGGGATGATCGTTAGCTTTACATTTACTTTGCTGAATAAACAAGAAAAGCATGTTTACAAGAACATATTGTGAATACTTGGTACGCCAAATTAAAAGAATACCTCGTCAAGATATCCATCACTATCTGAATCACCACATTCGAGAGCTGCAACTTCATCTTTGTCGAACATctgaaaacaaagaaaatggaACAGAGTCGACTGAGCAGCTGTTTCAAGGATCGGGTTGTACTTTTACCTCTTCTTATGTGGCTGTTCCATCATCTTCTCCTCTTCATCTTCTGCCTCACGACGCCCATTTCCTAAACTACCGAAGTTAAACAGTCAGGTAATATCATCAGATTCAAGGTAGAATCAAAGAtcttaaacccaaaaaaaaacttttaaaagcaTTGCAAAAACCATTTAGTCTCCACTACCAcaaacactacaaaaaaaaaaacaacttagTCAAGATCCTAAAGGGAAAAACTTTCGCAACTGTTGCAAACACCATGGACTCTCCACTACCATAAACAAGCAAGTAGTCTATATGATCATATAAACACCAAACAAAGGAGCTAGGAAGACGAAAAAATAACTTAACCAAAGATCCTAAAGTGAAACAATTTATCAAACGTTGCAAACACCATTGACCCTCCACTACCATAAGCAAGTAAGCAATCTCTAGCAAAGGAAACTTACTCAAGATCTTAAAGCAAAAAAATTTCTCAACCGTTGCAAACCCCATTAACTCTCCAATACCATTAACAAGCAAGTAGTCTCTATGAttaggccctgttcgtttgctcacccaggtgatcAATCTGGGTAaagatgcaaattgatgttcgttttgtgcattataatgctacatccagatggatcacccagctgaatttttaaaaactcatctcaaatttTCACCCAAATGAAGATGAatcttgatggtgcatctgaatgcagatgcatctagttcagttcaaaatgataaatgacaaaaatgatcttttaaaatcaaaatattattttcaactgtaaattttatttttttgcatatacatttttccgctataaccaaaaaatgcattttctcgcaaaaactgaaaaacacactTTCCCGTCAAAACCACAAGATGCAtttttctgcaaaaaaaaaacataaaacacacattttcataaaaacacGTTTTTCGGCTAAACCAGTAAAACCGAACTTTTCGACCAAAatcgaaaaaacgcattttcttgtcaaaacaaaaaaaaaacgcattttcccgccaaaaccaaaaaaaaaacgcatattcccgccaaaactccaaaaaacattttccggccaaaaccgcaaaaaaaaaaaaagcattttctcgccaaaaccgaaaaacataattttctcgCCTAAACCGAAAAAcgaaattttcccgccaaaaccagaaaaacgcattttctcgccaaaactgaaaaatgcaattttaccgccaaaaccggaaaatgaaaattttccgccaaaactagAAAACGCATTTTCGGTTttatttcccgccaaaaccggaaaaatgcatttttcttccaaaaccggaaaacgcattttctcgccaaaaccgaaaaaacatattttcccgccaaaaccggaaaaatgtattttctcgcgaaaaccggaaaaacgtattttccagccaaaaccgaaaaaacgcattttctcgccaaaaccataaaaatgctatttttccgccgaaacgtaaaaagttatattttagtcattttattaacaagtctACCTGGATGCagatgaaagttaaaaaaaatgaaaagcaaacgagcatagttgcattcagatgattcatctggatgCATGAACGAAATAAACAAACGAACAACACCCAGATGGAACATTTGGATAAGATATctagatggaccatctggatgcatcttccTGATGTACAAACGAACATGGCCTTATAAGAACACCTAACAAAGGAGCTACGaagacacacaaaaaaaaaaacttagggaAACGcaagaaataaaattaatttactcTCCACTAACATAACAAGCAAGTAGTCTCTATGATCATGGAAACAACTAACAAACTACAAAGCAGATAgggaaaccaaaaaaataaaaaaataaagaaactacCTTTTAGCGAAATTGCGTTTGAGAAAGGGCTTCTGCTTCCTGTTACGCTTCTGAACAGACTGAAGATTCTTCTTTGCAAATTTTCTAGCTTTCTTCCCAAGCTTCCCCATTTGACCTAATGCTGAGAGTGTGAGCAAGTACGATTTATAGGCCAGCGCGATTTCAATTCGAGACAGCGATTCAATTAACTAGGTCGATAGATAGAGTTGGAAATTCCTTACCAATTTAAACTGAGaaccgaattttttttttgaaaagatatTTGATTGTTCTTAGCATAACAcataaaccaaaccgaattaACCGATCGTGCAACGGTCAGTGTGGTTTCCATTTGATTATACATCAAACCATCACTTAGCCATTTCATGAAAGGTTGTAGCCACTCACTCGTGTACAAATCATATAGCTATAATAACATCATCATACATAGTAAACAAACTGGGTATGGTCATTCTTGGACTTTGCAGggttatgaaatatttttatacccCAATGTTAGAGATGGGTTATGGACCTTTGGTTGCTAATCCTGATTATGTCTATCAATACTAATAAAAGAGAAAGAGTTCTAAAAAATTTACTTATTCAAGGTTGTTGCACCCTTTCATTAACTAACAATATTTTGGTCATAccctatatttctctaactGTTCTATAGTctatctaatttaaataatctcATTTAAATTCAACATCATTCGATACAGCCCGGATAATTCTTAGttcaaatttattaaaacaCTTCTTACCATCACCGGATAATTCTTAgttcaaatatattaaaaaatttcttaCCATCACATCCCTTATTGATCCCAATATGAGAATGTGAATGATAAATTCTAAAACCAAAACATGACTATTGAAAATCATTCCAGCAATCACGAGTTTAATTTTATTAGTAAACCTAGACACATTGTACGcatttaaacaaatttttttttatctatattaAGACTGTAATAGTATTGATCATTacaaatctatattaaaatacataacataaatacaaTGCATTTACTTAtataaagtatataagaagtttaattcatctatactattaaaacagaaggcAATTTTTTGAAGTGCCCTCCTGTTTCAGAAGTATTTACAATTTTCTGCTACTGAGTTATTTTTAATCTATGCTTTTAATCAAAtgcttttattttgttatagtAAATCGCAGATCATCTCCTACTTTCGTGTGATCTTTTTccacttctttttttaattaaccaTGTGTAATTATACAATAGATATATCTTTCCTATAACAGGTCGTATGATATATATCAAaagtttgaaacctttgtttcAAACGGGGTAATTAAGGTAAAAGAATCAAATGATCATTGAAAATTGTGGTCACACAATACCTAACAAGTTCCTCGAGCTACAATATCTTATACACGACTCTGTCaactgttttttctttgtttgtttggttttggaTTAAAGTATTTACTTTGGCTATAATCTAAGTGCTACAAGAATTCGGTTATGTGCAAGCTCAAACACTAACAATTGCTTATTTATATACACGAAACCATAAACTACCTATCATATCTTTTTAATTCATTACTTTAATAATTTTCAGTAAAATTTGTTTAACAGttggatataaaaatattatattatgaatAAACTTCCGTATAAAAATTACAATATTTGATAAAGTAACGAGAATAACCAAATGATTTTATTGTTGTAACTTAATAgatatcaaaattcaaaataatagaTTGTTGTAACTTAATATATCTCGCATAATGTATATCCTTAGAATATTCCTAATTATACTCGGTTTTAATgtgttatctatactattaaaacataagatttttttgttttaatgcactTTCTGTTTCAACAATATTTACAAGTCTTTGTCAGTGGGTTATTTGTAAGCTAtgattttatgtaaatatatatatatatatatttccatgATATTCTTTTTCTTCCAACAAACAATCTGTCCATATAATGtgaaaaataagagaaaaaaaaagttacaaaaaaaaacaatctgtTGCATCATTTGTCTTTTGCCGTTCAACCAAATCATTTTAGCCGATCGTAACATCACCAATCCATATTATTTCTCTgtccataaaaaaaaacattaaccaTTTGTTTTTCATTGCTTATAAAGTAGATAGCTGTATGTGGGTTTTATGTATCGAAACTTACACCATCATGGTCTAATACTATATCGGATTCAATGTTTCAAGGTTTTCAAATTGACaggtaatatatatatctaaagcCTAATATAATGTATATCATACGGTCAGTTATagtagttaatattttatttaatattaaaaaattacgtacaatttaaattaatagtATGTATAGATCATAGTAATTAATATgtagttaaaaaataaatttttttacttGACAATAGTAATTACCATTAAtctaataagaataaaaaaagcatacaatttttttttgtaatctattattttcaaattacatatattaaacATTGCATTTTAAAGCTTAACATATAGTAGAAATATCTTAagattaaagattaaaaaaatattaaaaacaagtaattatcaatatattaaaaatcttaaatattttaaaattgaacaATAGTTTAAATATTGTACCCTCTACAAAAATTTAGTGACACGGCATTTGGTTCCATTTCCACACGTccaaaatttagtaaaaatctttgttttgttatttttgaaaatgttagaTATATCGTATtgattatatactattttataatgTATTTTGTATAATGGGTCAGCAAATTTCATATAATAAATTCCGTGTAGTGTTAATCTAATGCATAGTTATTACATATATGTATTCATTTGaatatgtttattttgtatttttgttgaaataaatatatgtgTCATTCTATCAAAACACCTAAATCTTACCTAAATACAATAAATTTCATTTcattaaaatcacaaaacttaataaatcaataacagcattttaaataaatacgtAAAGGTCCCctctttgataaaaaatattctgaTATTGCGTTTTGGTACGGgttaaaatgacattttaaaaatattatgatctTGGATTTTGGAACATGTCAAAATATcatctaataaaataatttattatatatataatcaggTGTACCTCATATCTTTCAATATTGAATTTTCATGaataaaaatctcacattttggcacaaattttagttttaaattatgattCCGTGTTTTGACACGGGttatgaccaaaaaaaaaatacaaacttaaAAACTAAATATCTATTACCATTAAAGAAAGTTTCAGATTTTACTCACAAACTTATGAttgaatatttcaaattttaaggTAATAATAGAATTAGGATTAACATTTATAAAAACTTATTTTGcttctaaatttttaatatttaatttatggtGCAGGCAAAAAAAATTCACTACCTAAAATTTATTACACTtctaaataactaaaaattaaagtGTGGGATTTTATTGTATGcaaaattataatttgaaaTAGATATACAAACGtgtattaaaatataagattatatgtttatttagtaaatatatgcGCTTAAAAAAACAGGTTAATAATTTTATCAACAAAATataatcccgcgctttgaaagcgcggattaaaatctagttttcttttaaaaacatatcAGATTTCTGGGTTTTTAGTGAGATAACCAATGTATGTTCATGAGTTAATAGTGGATTTTTAGGGTTTATCTGATTTTAATTAATAGGTTTTCATTAAATCCAAATTTTATAGAAACATATCAAGTTGGTCGAACATCTGATAGAATGCTACATTAATGAAATAAGTCattctataatttatatatggCTAACATGTTTTCTGGTTCGTGACCATAGATCTGGATTGGATATGAAACattgattatattttaattcatatacAAACTACATATGTAATCCTACTAAAAAgagttaaataatttatataaacaaaaagctTTTTTCGCACCGTTTAAATGTAGATGCATTATTAGTCCTCAATATTCAATTTGGGTAGGgtattttggttttttgttcttctttttgtttctaGAAATTTTGAAACCTTTCATGTATTTACAAAGATTAGTTTGGTTTCAGTTAGGTTATTtcggattttggttttgtttagtAGCAAAGTAAAtgtaattagaaattaaatgtaattatttttttctgggTATATATCTGTATTTCAAAAATTCAAGTACCCATTTGATTTTAGGTTCGGTTTCAGTttttggttataaaaaaaaatgatcttcTCGGCTATCTATGAAATATAGTTAAATTTTGGTTTCGTATCAGACAtgtatactattttatatagaaattcatattaaaataatttatttaatttaagaaaataaatatttgattttaaaaataaattcacCTTTTCTAAGTGCGGGTCAAAATTTAGTTATAATTAACCCTCCGTTTTAGATTCAGACGGACGtgtttaaaacttaaaagtaaTCATGTTTAAGTTAAACCAAAGGTTTCTTTGTCAAATCATTTTGTATGATGTCAGTGTTGCTTCATTCGTAGTTCACAATTAACTCAATACCTACTTATATTATACGCCTAGGTTATTGACATACATATAAACTGTTCACGTTAATTATTGGATTATCACATTATTTCAGTTTCAGTCACACACATAAGTGTTGACAAAACAATCAGAAAAGATTCTTACGTACGTTTCTTGAAGTCAAAACGGTATATCATGCCACATGCGTTTGTATCACCATGTTTAATGTAAATCAAAAGGTTCCTTTGAAAAAACCATTTTGTATAAGTTGAATCGACGATGCTATTTTGTATGTAAAGCGCAACACCTTGGGCTGGTAGATCGTAAACAGAAAGTTTTGTATAGTATACAGAAACATTTGTTGATGCATAAAGTTATCTGAGTATCAGGTGATAGCTCATGTTTCGTCAAGCTCTCTAGCTAGATCGCAACGTGTTTTTACTACCTGAAGGTAATATACGGACTCGTACGGTATGACGTACACGCTCTGGTCCTTTCTATCATTATGTCCGATCTGTTTTTCGTGCTTTATATTTGTTGTTTGTTTGACATAATTTTTCTCACATGAACGTATGTAACTTCCATAGACTGACAGCATTTAATACACACGGAACTGCGAAACAAATCGTTTAGGCTTTTTTAGCACAcgtcaagtttttttttttttttttttttttttttttttttttttttaaagttcacaATCTTCTATGATCGTCTTGTATTTAAACATGATTTCTAGTTCTTGAATTTATTCACTACAATAACTTCTatgatattctttttttttttttttttttatttatttattaaacattcGCTTACAACTGAAAATGGCCTAAGGCTCAATTACCAAACCACTCTACTCTAGCGAGAACATCTCTCTCATCAACTACCTCATTTCACACCGAAAAAAAGGAGAGCCAAGTGGCTAACACTGAGTCTTGACCTGCCTGAATAACCTGCCTCCTGGCCAGGGGATCCAATCTGAGCTTAACTGTCTGCTTTATCTCAGCTATCACAGTTCCTGAAGGCTTCTTATCATCTGAGTGAATTCTCTTATTCCTCTCCTTCCACAGCATATACAGCACTGCTTGGTGAACAAGTCTGATTATCTGAGTAACATTTTTATCTCTAGATGGAACTTTTAACCATCTCAGCGTGTCCTCGAAACCATGAGGCGGTGACAGGCGCAACCTAGAGGTGAAGTAAGACCATACTTGGCTGCTATATGGACAGCTGAAGAACAGGTGCTGTCTACACTCATCATGTCCCGTACACAACACGCAGCTCGCTGGCACCATCAACCCCCAACCAATTAGTCTATCTCTTGTAACCATTCTATCCCGAGCCGCTATCCAAGTCATAAACGCGTGTTTTGGTATTCTACCCTTGAACCATACCACCTGGTGCCAAAACACTTCTGGCGGAGACGGGTGTAGTGCTCTCCACGTCTCACTCGTTGAGAAACGACCCGACCCTCGCCCTGGTTCCGGAAACCAAACATATCTATCATCCTCTTCAGAATTTATAATATCCTGCGCATTTGGTAAACAAGCTTTCAAGAGAGTGATCACCGGGCTTCTGCTCCTA
This window encodes:
- the LOC103863152 gene encoding uncharacterized protein LOC103863152 — encoded protein: MFDKDEVAALECGDSDSDGYLDEVVDETRTDTMKRKVLSASVLTSCCDLVNEEQSAQALTSLLNWYRAACHYELEPSGMSSPDICYEIEDSETFPKVMIFVLQKADQTFRSILGLSSSSNKEKILKLKNNPKWDSVKPLVKSFFRSTIHLVKQAADLEITVFALAQLRVSFALKICRSLIPKRLFSLHNLPSYRRWLSVQRIRCFLVLATFFLLLFLFVFLASFDSSKQEAVEKIHSGHFTNCLDLWVSFISANVQDCDLQPLVYTIIQIINGVATLFIGPRYLLLRVKCIQWLNRLSRASGIFIRIASLVMDVLEYKTTNS